A window of Shewanella mesophila contains these coding sequences:
- a CDS encoding LapA family protein — protein sequence MKSFIATVLVALFFVLALLFGARNEQLVTISYFVAQGEYRLPVVLGAVFLAGFLVSWLFAIYHISKMKLVVRQANKKIAQLETKLSPLVPTTQSALVDSNAKERNA from the coding sequence GTGAAGTCATTTATAGCCACTGTGCTTGTCGCGTTGTTTTTCGTGCTAGCCCTGTTATTTGGTGCTCGCAATGAGCAGTTGGTGACAATCAGTTATTTTGTTGCTCAAGGTGAATATCGCCTTCCTGTTGTGTTGGGCGCTGTATTTTTGGCAGGTTTCCTTGTTAGCTGGCTATTCGCCATTTATCACATTAGTAAAATGAAATTAGTTGTGCGTCAGGCAAACAAAAAGATAGCGCAATTGGAAACAAAACTATCACCTTTAGTTCCTACCACGCAATCAGCTCTAGTGGATTCTAACGCTAAGGAACGAAACGCTTAA
- a CDS encoding SDR family oxidoreductase, with translation MFNYQGKNVVVVGGTSGINLGIAKAFAKAGANVAVASRSQEKVTAAVSQLQALNPEGKMIGVAFDVRDVDGLSAGFGVIADKYHHIDVLVSGAAGNFPATAAKLTENGFKSVMDIDLLGSFQVLKQAYPLMSRPGCIVQISAPQSYIAMPMQAHVSAAKAGVDMLTKSLALEWGVEGIRVNSLVPGPIADTEGFNRLAPSEALQQSVAKSVPLQRNGQCQDIANAALFLASPLASYITGTILPVDGGWSLGGASMAMSELGKLAQKS, from the coding sequence ATGTTTAATTACCAAGGAAAGAATGTCGTTGTCGTTGGCGGTACGAGTGGGATTAACTTAGGGATCGCTAAGGCATTTGCTAAAGCAGGGGCTAACGTTGCTGTTGCGAGCCGAAGTCAAGAAAAGGTCACCGCTGCAGTTAGTCAGTTACAAGCGCTTAATCCAGAAGGCAAGATGATTGGCGTTGCCTTTGATGTCAGGGATGTCGATGGATTAAGCGCAGGATTTGGCGTTATTGCTGACAAGTACCATCATATCGATGTCCTTGTCAGCGGCGCAGCAGGAAATTTCCCCGCTACCGCGGCTAAGTTGACCGAGAATGGCTTTAAGTCTGTTATGGATATCGATCTGCTAGGCAGTTTTCAGGTACTTAAACAGGCCTATCCGCTGATGTCGAGACCTGGTTGTATTGTGCAGATCTCTGCACCTCAGTCTTATATCGCAATGCCAATGCAAGCACATGTCAGCGCAGCTAAAGCCGGTGTCGATATGTTGACGAAAAGCTTAGCGCTTGAATGGGGCGTAGAGGGGATAAGAGTCAACTCATTGGTACCTGGGCCGATTGCCGATACCGAAGGGTTCAATCGTCTTGCTCCAAGTGAGGCACTGCAGCAGAGCGTCGCTAAAAGCGTACCATTGCAGCGTAATGGCCAATGCCAAGATATTGCTAACGCGGCACTTTTTTTAGCTTCGCCATTGGCGAGTTATATTACTGGTACTATCTTGCCTGTGGACGGCGGATGGTCCTTGGGCGGCGCAAGTATGGCAATGAGTGAGCTTGGTAAACTTGCTCAAAAGAGCTGA
- the rpsA gene encoding 30S ribosomal protein S1 has translation MTESFADLFEQSLETLEFRPGSIVRGTVVSIQNGMVLVDAGLKSESPIPAEQFKNAQGVLEIAVGDQVDVALDSVEDGFGETQLSREKAKRHEAWIVLEKAYEDAETVIGIINGKVKGGFTVELNGIRAFLPGSLVDVRPVRDTAHLENKELEFKVIKLDQKRNNVVVSRRAVIESESSAERDALLENLQEGQAVKGIVKNLTDYGAFVDLGGVDGLLHITDMAWKRVKHPSEIVNVGDEINVKVLKYDRERTRVSLGLKQLGEDPWLEISKRYPENTKLTGRVTNLTDYGCFVEIEEGVEGLVHVSEMDWTNKNIHPSKVVNLGDEVEVLVLDIDEERRRISLGLKQCKVNPWDDFAERFQKGDKVTGKIKSITDFGIFIGLDGGIDGLVHLSDISWNGTGEEAVSDYKKGDEINAVVLSVDPERERISLGVKQTEDDPFNAYLADKKKGAIVNGTVVAVDAKGVTIELADTVEGYLRVADISRERIEDASTVYSVGDAVESKFMGVDRKNRTISLSIKAKDEADEKEAMANLNKQDDVAMSSAMAEAFKAARK, from the coding sequence ATGACTGAATCTTTTGCTGATCTATTTGAACAATCCCTTGAAACACTTGAGTTCCGTCCAGGTTCTATCGTTCGTGGTACTGTAGTATCAATCCAGAATGGTATGGTACTTGTTGACGCAGGTCTTAAGTCAGAAAGCCCAATCCCAGCTGAACAGTTCAAAAACGCTCAAGGCGTTCTTGAAATCGCAGTTGGTGACCAAGTTGACGTAGCCCTTGACTCTGTTGAAGATGGTTTCGGTGAAACTCAACTTTCTCGCGAGAAAGCTAAGCGTCACGAAGCTTGGATCGTTCTAGAAAAAGCTTACGAAGATGCTGAAACTGTAATCGGTATCATCAATGGTAAGGTTAAAGGCGGTTTCACTGTTGAATTAAACGGTATCCGTGCATTCCTACCAGGTTCTCTAGTTGACGTTCGCCCAGTTCGCGATACCGCTCACCTAGAAAACAAAGAACTAGAATTCAAAGTTATCAAGTTAGACCAGAAGCGCAACAATGTTGTTGTTTCTCGTCGTGCTGTGATCGAATCTGAAAGCAGTGCAGAGCGTGATGCTCTTCTTGAAAACCTACAAGAAGGCCAAGCAGTTAAGGGTATCGTTAAGAACCTTACTGACTACGGTGCTTTCGTAGATCTAGGTGGCGTTGACGGTCTTCTACATATCACTGATATGGCTTGGAAGCGCGTTAAGCACCCATCTGAAATCGTAAATGTTGGTGACGAAATCAACGTTAAAGTACTTAAGTACGATCGTGAGCGCACTCGTGTTTCACTAGGTCTTAAGCAACTTGGCGAAGATCCATGGTTAGAAATCAGCAAGCGCTACCCAGAAAACACTAAGTTAACTGGTCGCGTAACTAACCTTACTGACTACGGTTGTTTCGTTGAAATCGAAGAAGGCGTTGAAGGTCTAGTACACGTTTCTGAAATGGATTGGACTAACAAGAACATTCACCCATCTAAGGTTGTTAACCTAGGTGATGAAGTTGAAGTTCTAGTGCTAGACATCGATGAAGAGCGTCGTCGTATCTCTCTAGGTCTTAAGCAATGTAAAGTTAACCCATGGGATGATTTTGCAGAACGTTTCCAAAAAGGTGACAAAGTTACTGGTAAGATCAAGTCAATCACTGACTTCGGTATCTTCATCGGTCTTGACGGCGGCATCGACGGTCTAGTTCACCTATCTGACATTTCTTGGAACGGTACTGGCGAAGAAGCTGTATCTGATTACAAGAAAGGCGACGAAATCAACGCAGTTGTACTTTCAGTTGACCCAGAGCGCGAGCGTATCAGCTTAGGCGTTAAGCAAACTGAAGACGATCCATTCAACGCTTATCTTGCAGATAAGAAGAAAGGTGCTATCGTAAACGGTACTGTTGTTGCTGTAGACGCTAAAGGTGTAACTATCGAGCTAGCAGACACTGTAGAAGGTTATCTACGTGTTGCTGATATTTCTCGTGAGCGCATCGAAGATGCATCTACTGTATACTCAGTAGGTGACGCTGTTGAATCTAAGTTCATGGGTGTTGATCGCAAGAACCGCACTATCAGCCTATCTATCAAAGCGAAAGATGAAGCTGATGAGAAGGAAGCGATGGCTAACTTGAACAAGCAAGATGACGTTGCTATGAGCAGTGCCATGGCTGAAGCGTTCAAAGCAGCTCGTAAGTAA
- a CDS encoding acyl-CoA dehydrogenase, with protein MNPYQAPLADMKFLLEKVFDAPTTWANLPELTDAVDMDTAQAIMDEADKIARDLIHPINRSGDEQGVRHEGGKVITPDGYKAVYDQYAEGGWVGLCGDPELGGMGMPKMLGVLVDEMAYSACNAFTLYGSLTAGAALCINAHGTDELKQKYLPNLYSGEWAGAMDMTEPQAGSDLRNIRTKAVPQDDGSYLISGSKIFITGGDHDLTENVIHLVLAKLPDSNGISLFLVPKIKVDDNGELGEANGVTVGSIEHKMGLKGSATCVMNYDEAQGYLIGKPNRGLVCMFTMMNYERLAIGIQGLGTSQAAYQMAADYAKERTQGVAAGGSATGAISDPIIVHGDVRRMLLTIRSYTEAGRALSVFTGQQLDLAKYAEGEVKAKAARYVGLLTPVAKAFLSDRGLDAAIMAQQVFGGHGYIRETGIEQLVRDTRIAQIYEGTNGIQAIDFLGRKTTGDNVTALTELLAELEDQLQSFANVSDTHKQAISSRFKALLTAAHHINDNKITQPALINACAVDFLDAFGHLIYGYFWLLMAERSVDHEDTDFTTVKSQLAEFYMAKILPKVDYHLAQVNAGDSMIMAMEEAIF; from the coding sequence ATGAATCCATACCAAGCACCGTTAGCCGATATGAAGTTTTTATTAGAGAAGGTATTTGATGCGCCTACAACTTGGGCCAACTTGCCAGAACTTACAGACGCTGTAGATATGGATACGGCACAGGCCATCATGGATGAAGCAGATAAGATTGCTCGTGATCTTATTCATCCCATCAACCGCAGCGGCGATGAACAGGGTGTTCGTCACGAAGGTGGCAAGGTGATCACCCCTGATGGCTATAAGGCGGTATATGATCAGTATGCCGAGGGTGGTTGGGTTGGACTGTGCGGTGACCCTGAGTTAGGTGGTATGGGGATGCCAAAAATGCTTGGGGTGCTGGTCGATGAAATGGCTTATAGCGCCTGTAATGCATTTACGCTCTATGGCTCATTAACGGCTGGTGCCGCGCTGTGTATTAACGCTCACGGCACTGACGAGCTCAAGCAAAAATATCTGCCAAATCTTTATAGTGGCGAGTGGGCGGGCGCGATGGATATGACCGAGCCGCAAGCGGGCTCTGATCTGCGTAACATTCGTACTAAAGCCGTACCACAAGATGATGGTAGCTATTTGATCAGTGGTAGCAAGATTTTCATCACTGGTGGCGATCATGATTTGACTGAAAACGTCATTCATCTGGTTTTAGCCAAGTTGCCTGACTCAAACGGGATCTCACTGTTTTTAGTCCCCAAGATTAAGGTCGATGATAATGGTGAGCTGGGTGAAGCCAATGGTGTCACGGTTGGTTCGATTGAACACAAGATGGGGTTGAAGGGATCTGCGACTTGCGTCATGAATTATGATGAAGCGCAAGGCTATCTCATTGGCAAACCCAATCGCGGCCTAGTGTGTATGTTTACCATGATGAACTACGAGCGCTTGGCAATTGGCATCCAAGGATTAGGTACATCACAAGCAGCCTATCAGATGGCGGCAGACTATGCCAAAGAGCGCACCCAAGGGGTTGCGGCTGGCGGATCTGCAACTGGTGCGATTAGTGATCCTATTATTGTTCATGGTGATGTGCGCCGTATGCTGTTAACGATCCGAAGCTACACCGAAGCTGGGCGTGCCTTATCTGTGTTTACTGGTCAGCAGCTTGATTTAGCAAAATATGCCGAAGGCGAGGTCAAGGCAAAAGCGGCTCGTTATGTTGGTTTACTGACACCTGTAGCTAAAGCCTTTCTCAGCGACCGAGGACTCGATGCGGCCATTATGGCGCAGCAAGTATTCGGTGGTCATGGATATATCCGCGAGACAGGCATTGAGCAGCTGGTACGAGATACTCGCATTGCCCAAATCTACGAAGGCACCAATGGTATTCAAGCCATCGATTTCTTAGGCCGTAAAACAACTGGCGATAACGTAACGGCGTTGACCGAGTTATTAGCTGAGCTAGAGGATCAGCTACAATCATTCGCTAACGTGAGTGACACTCATAAGCAGGCGATCTCATCGCGCTTTAAGGCTCTGCTAACAGCTGCTCATCATATTAATGACAATAAAATAACACAGCCAGCGCTAATCAATGCGTGCGCCGTCGATTTCTTAGATGCGTTCGGTCATCTCATTTATGGTTATTTCTGGCTACTGATGGCAGAGCGCTCGGTAGATCATGAAGACACTGACTTTACAACAGTGAAAAGCCAGCTCGCCGAGTTTTACATGGCGAAGATTTTGCCTAAGGTCGATTACCATCTCGCTCAGGTAAATGCGGGAGATAGTATGATCATGGCAATGGAAGAAGCCATTTTCTAA
- the lapB gene encoding lipopolysaccharide assembly protein LapB has translation MLEILFLLLPIAAGYGWYMGRRSIRHKQNSKRKQLSRDYFTGLNFLLSNESDKAVDLFISMLDVDDDTIDTHLSLGSLFRKRGEVDRSIRIHQNLIARPSLTNEQRDIAMMELGKDYLAAGFYDRAEEIFLNLVRQEDHSQEAEDQLIAIYQVTKDWQKAIDIIQTLKRKRQQSLKHLCAHLYCELADEQQDLELKLKTLSLALKQDNNCGRALLHLAKLYLNQQDVAHGKEMIVRLKDADIELFPEALAIANELYQSPDERSAYRELLREALEQGAGASVAITLAQHMIEHGELQDAEKLILDGLYRHPTMKSFQHLMKMQLQHAEDGQAKQSLNMLSELVEQQIKYRPSYRCTECGFPSHTLYWHCPSCKSWGSIKRIRGLDGE, from the coding sequence ATGTTAGAGATCCTGTTTCTGTTACTTCCCATTGCAGCGGGTTATGGCTGGTATATGGGGCGCCGTAGCATTAGGCATAAACAGAATAGTAAACGTAAACAATTGAGTCGGGACTATTTTACTGGGCTTAACTTTTTACTCTCTAACGAATCAGATAAAGCGGTTGATCTCTTCATCTCGATGCTTGATGTCGATGATGACACCATCGACACCCATCTTTCCCTTGGCTCACTATTTAGAAAACGAGGCGAAGTCGATCGCTCTATACGCATTCATCAAAACCTAATTGCGCGACCTAGCTTGACTAACGAACAACGCGATATCGCCATGATGGAACTTGGCAAAGACTACTTGGCAGCTGGTTTCTACGACAGGGCAGAAGAGATATTTCTTAACCTTGTGCGTCAAGAAGATCACAGTCAAGAAGCGGAAGACCAGCTAATTGCCATTTATCAAGTGACTAAAGATTGGCAAAAAGCGATTGATATTATTCAGACGTTAAAACGTAAACGTCAGCAATCGCTGAAACACCTGTGCGCTCATCTTTACTGCGAGCTCGCGGATGAACAACAAGATCTTGAGTTAAAACTGAAGACACTTAGCTTGGCGCTGAAACAAGACAATAATTGTGGCCGAGCGCTATTACACTTAGCTAAACTCTATCTCAACCAACAAGATGTAGCGCACGGTAAAGAGATGATAGTTCGTCTTAAAGACGCTGACATTGAACTCTTTCCAGAAGCCCTCGCTATCGCCAATGAATTGTATCAATCACCCGATGAACGTAGCGCCTATCGTGAACTGCTTCGTGAAGCACTAGAGCAGGGCGCAGGTGCGAGTGTGGCGATAACCTTAGCACAGCACATGATTGAACATGGTGAGCTGCAAGATGCAGAAAAACTGATCTTAGATGGCCTCTATCGTCACCCGACAATGAAAAGCTTTCAGCATCTAATGAAGATGCAATTACAACATGCTGAAGATGGCCAGGCTAAGCAAAGCCTCAATATGCTATCTGAGTTAGTAGAACAACAAATCAAATATCGACCGAGTTACCGCTGCACCGAGTGTGGATTTCCGTCACACACACTTTATTGGCATTGCCCCTCCTGCAAAAGTTGGGGTTCTATCAAGCGGATACGCGGTCTAGACGGTGAATAA
- the pyrF gene encoding orotidine-5'-phosphate decarboxylase, protein MSNKPIIVALDFDNKAEALQLIDQLDPNMCRLKVGKEMFTLFGPELVNEIHKRNFDLFLDLKFHDIPNTVAKAVAAAAELGVWMTNVHASGGLAMMQAAQQALLPYGDKAPLLIAVTVLTSMSDDDLKLLGINVPAAEHVKRLAALTQQAGLAGIVCSAQEATMLKAEFGRAFKLVTPGIRPAGSDKGDQHRVMTPVEALAAGSDYLVIGRPITKAADPLAALTAIHASLS, encoded by the coding sequence ATGAGCAACAAACCTATCATAGTGGCATTAGATTTCGATAATAAGGCCGAAGCTTTGCAGCTCATTGATCAGTTAGACCCAAACATGTGTCGTCTGAAAGTCGGCAAAGAGATGTTTACCTTGTTTGGTCCAGAGCTGGTTAACGAGATCCATAAGCGCAATTTCGATCTGTTTTTAGACCTTAAATTTCATGACATCCCTAATACAGTTGCTAAAGCGGTTGCTGCGGCTGCAGAACTTGGGGTTTGGATGACCAATGTTCACGCTAGTGGTGGCTTAGCTATGATGCAAGCCGCTCAACAAGCATTATTGCCCTACGGTGACAAAGCCCCACTATTGATTGCGGTTACCGTATTGACTTCAATGAGTGACGACGATCTCAAGTTGCTTGGTATTAATGTTCCTGCAGCCGAACATGTTAAGCGTCTTGCTGCACTGACTCAACAGGCGGGGCTTGCAGGCATCGTGTGTTCTGCTCAAGAAGCGACTATGTTAAAAGCAGAATTTGGCCGAGCATTCAAATTAGTTACACCAGGTATTCGTCCAGCGGGCAGCGATAAAGGTGACCAACATAGGGTGATGACACCTGTTGAGGCGCTGGCTGCTGGCTCTGATTATCTGGTAATAGGTCGCCCAATCACTAAAGCTGCCGATCCTTTAGCAGCATTGACAGCAATACACGCATCGCTAAGCTAG
- the aroA gene encoding 3-phosphoshikimate 1-carboxyvinyltransferase translates to MKQLRLEPISKVQGTINIPGSKSISNRALLLATLAKGKTKLTNLLDSDDIRYMLASLEQLGVNYHLSDDKTVCELEGLGGVINAAQPQSLFLGNAGTAMRPLCAALTLGTGQFTLTGEPRMEERPIGDLVDALRDLGAEIHYLKNENFPPLTINATGLNGGDVEIAGDLSSQFLTALLMVAPLATDTVNIKIKGELVSKPYIDITIAMMAQFGVKVINHDYQRFEILSGQSYVSPGSVLVEGDASSASYFLAAGAIKGGEVKVTGVGLKSIQGDVKFADVLEKMGAEIEWGDDYIIARAGKLTAVDLDMNHIPDAAMTIATTALFAEGTTIIRNIYNWRIKETDRLAAMATELRKVGATVDEGNDYIAVTPPVKPHTADIDTYNDHRMAMCFSMLAFADCGITINDPDCTSKTFPNYFKKFAALAV, encoded by the coding sequence ATGAAGCAACTACGACTCGAACCCATCAGTAAAGTCCAAGGTACAATTAACATCCCTGGCTCTAAGAGCATTTCTAACCGTGCGCTATTGTTAGCGACGTTGGCGAAAGGTAAGACTAAGCTCACCAATCTGCTCGATTCAGATGATATTCGTTACATGCTTGCATCACTCGAGCAATTGGGAGTTAATTATCATCTCTCCGATGACAAAACCGTTTGTGAGCTTGAAGGGCTAGGTGGCGTCATCAATGCGGCGCAGCCCCAAAGTCTGTTTCTAGGTAATGCGGGAACGGCGATGCGTCCCTTATGTGCTGCGCTTACATTGGGAACGGGTCAGTTTACCTTGACGGGCGAACCTCGAATGGAAGAGCGTCCGATAGGCGACTTAGTTGATGCGCTACGCGATCTTGGTGCTGAGATTCACTATCTTAAAAATGAAAATTTTCCGCCGTTAACTATTAATGCAACCGGCCTTAACGGTGGTGATGTCGAAATTGCTGGTGATCTGTCGAGCCAGTTTTTAACCGCTTTATTGATGGTTGCACCGTTAGCAACCGATACGGTAAATATTAAGATCAAAGGAGAGTTGGTTTCCAAGCCCTATATCGACATCACAATCGCGATGATGGCCCAATTTGGGGTCAAGGTGATTAACCATGACTATCAAAGATTCGAAATTCTCTCTGGTCAATCTTATGTCTCTCCTGGTTCCGTACTCGTTGAAGGAGATGCGTCCTCTGCGTCTTACTTCTTAGCCGCAGGCGCCATAAAAGGCGGTGAAGTGAAAGTAACCGGGGTTGGTCTTAAGAGTATTCAAGGTGACGTTAAATTTGCCGATGTGCTGGAGAAAATGGGCGCAGAGATAGAGTGGGGCGATGATTATATTATCGCTCGAGCAGGTAAGTTAACGGCTGTCGACTTAGATATGAATCATATTCCTGATGCCGCCATGACCATTGCAACTACCGCACTCTTTGCCGAAGGAACGACCATTATTCGCAACATTTACAATTGGCGTATTAAAGAAACTGATCGCTTGGCTGCTATGGCGACAGAGTTGCGAAAAGTCGGTGCGACTGTCGATGAAGGTAACGATTATATTGCGGTCACGCCGCCAGTGAAGCCTCATACAGCTGATATCGATACCTATAATGATCATCGCATGGCCATGTGTTTCTCTATGCTTGCCTTTGCCGATTGTGGTATCACCATTAACGATCCAGATTGTACCTCTAAAACCTTTCCTAATTACTTTAAAAAGTTTGCTGCGCTAGCAGTCTAA
- the ihfB gene encoding integration host factor subunit beta: MTKSELIEKLATRQSQLSAKEVESAIKEMLEQMATTLEGGDRIEIRGFGSFSLHYRAPRVGRNPKTGTSVELEGKYVPHFKPGKELRERVDSINS, from the coding sequence ATGACTAAATCCGAACTGATCGAAAAACTTGCCACTAGGCAGTCGCAGCTGTCGGCAAAAGAAGTAGAAAGTGCAATCAAAGAGATGTTGGAGCAGATGGCAACAACATTAGAAGGCGGCGATCGTATCGAGATCCGTGGTTTTGGTAGTTTTTCTCTTCATTATCGTGCACCGCGTGTTGGCCGTAACCCTAAGACTGGAACGTCAGTCGAGTTAGAAGGCAAATATGTACCGCACTTTAAGCCTGGCAAAGAACTGCGTGAGCGCGTTGATTCAATCAACTCGTAA
- the cmk gene encoding (d)CMP kinase, whose product MSQRAPIVTIDGPSGAGKGTVSQILATKLGWKLLDSGAIYRVLALAAIHHNVELDNEASLALLAAHLDVQFITTNANGIKVVLEGEDVSHAIRSQECSNAASKVAAFPSVREALLRRQRAFAEAPGLIADGRDMGTVVFPSTPAKLYLTASAEERAQRRYNQLQDKGFDVNIDRLLAEVIERDERDMNRPVAPLIPAEDALIIDTTAIGIDEVVELALAHIIQKLPNVSL is encoded by the coding sequence ATGTCACAACGGGCTCCTATCGTCACTATTGACGGCCCTAGCGGTGCAGGTAAAGGTACAGTAAGTCAGATACTTGCAACAAAATTAGGTTGGAAGTTGTTAGATAGCGGCGCCATATATCGTGTGCTTGCTTTGGCGGCTATTCATCATAATGTAGAACTAGACAACGAAGCATCATTGGCCTTGTTAGCGGCACACTTAGATGTGCAATTCATTACAACTAACGCAAACGGCATCAAAGTTGTGCTAGAAGGAGAGGATGTCTCTCATGCAATTCGTAGCCAAGAATGCTCTAACGCTGCGTCTAAAGTGGCTGCTTTTCCAAGTGTGCGAGAAGCACTATTACGTCGCCAGCGAGCTTTTGCTGAAGCGCCTGGCCTAATCGCCGATGGTCGCGACATGGGAACAGTGGTATTCCCGTCAACACCCGCTAAACTTTATTTAACTGCGTCAGCAGAGGAACGGGCGCAAAGACGCTATAATCAGTTGCAGGACAAGGGCTTCGATGTTAATATCGACCGTCTTTTAGCTGAGGTCATTGAACGCGATGAGCGTGATATGAATCGTCCCGTTGCTCCTTTGATACCAGCTGAGGACGCGCTTATTATCGATACAACGGCAATAGGCATTGATGAGGTTGTTGAGCTTGCGCTTGCCCACATCATACAAAAATTACCTAACGTTAGCTTGTAA
- a CDS encoding DUF2058 domain-containing protein yields MANPFQEQLLKAGLVSKQKVRDTKTQKRRDRKAKVDDGSEALKQEIAAKKQAQIDKDRALNEQRFAEATEKGQVRGLITEFKRLAIEVPRDAEVKFNYTLGTKIYSIYVNDKLQSQLLNGQLGIVRHEEVSYLVPHKLAERVQLLVPEWCGYLWQQDDNLQAVEEDDPYADYVIPDDLMW; encoded by the coding sequence ATGGCAAACCCATTTCAAGAACAACTGTTAAAGGCGGGTTTAGTAAGCAAGCAGAAAGTGCGTGATACTAAAACCCAAAAGCGTCGCGATCGTAAAGCGAAAGTAGATGACGGCTCCGAAGCGCTTAAGCAGGAGATCGCCGCGAAGAAACAGGCACAAATCGATAAAGATAGAGCCTTAAACGAACAGCGTTTTGCCGAAGCGACTGAGAAAGGGCAAGTACGGGGGCTTATTACAGAGTTTAAGCGTCTCGCTATTGAGGTCCCAAGAGATGCTGAAGTTAAATTCAACTACACCTTAGGTACAAAAATTTACTCGATTTATGTCAATGATAAATTGCAGAGTCAGCTTCTAAATGGTCAATTGGGTATTGTGCGCCACGAAGAGGTCAGCTATTTGGTGCCCCATAAGTTAGCCGAACGGGTGCAACTATTAGTACCTGAGTGGTGTGGTTACTTGTGGCAGCAAGATGATAATCTGCAAGCAGTAGAAGAAGATGATCCCTATGCAGATTATGTCATTCCAGACGATCTCATGTGGTAA